From the genome of Geothrix sp. 21YS21S-4, one region includes:
- a CDS encoding bifunctional serine/threonine-protein kinase/universal stress protein has protein sequence MPERLRPGLLLDGFLLEERIHRGGMAELWAVSRSDLDLPLLMKLPVLCEGVDPAAIVGFEMEQMILPRLEGPHVPRFVAQGEAGDRPHLVMERIPGPSLLPALRNLPWPAADVAALGARLAVALDALHRQHVIHFDVKPSNLLQRPTGEIVLVDFGLARHAQLPDLMGEEFRLPYGTAPYMAPEQILGHRKDPRSDQFAAGVLMYFFLTGRRPFGDPQRLRGLKRRLWRDPVPPRRLRPDCPPWLQEAILRCLEVHPAWRYPTAAQLALALAEPGQVTLTARSEKLRQDPFTAVLRRRFADPQHFVSAASAPARSDGDAPILAVAVDLSAEGAPIAEQLRAMVARMLPALPGARVACLNVLKQGRISLDPTLDAQGRNIHLQRLLELKAWGVGLGLEEGRISFHVLESPDPAAAILQYASANHVDHIVIGARASSLRRTLLGSVSSQVAAQASCTVTVVRSRPQGRTPLPEKEAEESDAPWTVG, from the coding sequence GTGCCCGAGCGGCTCCGACCGGGCCTTCTCCTGGATGGGTTCCTCCTGGAGGAACGCATCCACCGCGGGGGGATGGCGGAGTTGTGGGCCGTGTCGCGATCGGACCTGGACCTGCCCCTCCTGATGAAACTGCCCGTCCTGTGCGAGGGCGTGGATCCCGCGGCCATCGTCGGCTTCGAGATGGAGCAGATGATCCTGCCGCGGCTGGAGGGCCCGCACGTCCCCCGTTTCGTCGCCCAGGGTGAAGCCGGAGACCGCCCCCACCTGGTGATGGAGCGGATTCCCGGTCCGTCCCTCCTGCCCGCCCTGCGGAACCTCCCCTGGCCCGCGGCCGACGTCGCCGCGTTGGGGGCCCGCCTGGCCGTCGCGCTGGACGCGCTGCATCGCCAGCACGTCATCCACTTCGACGTGAAGCCTTCCAACCTTCTCCAGCGGCCCACGGGGGAGATCGTCCTGGTGGACTTCGGGCTAGCCCGCCACGCCCAGCTCCCGGACCTGATGGGCGAGGAGTTCCGCCTGCCCTACGGCACCGCGCCCTACATGGCGCCGGAGCAGATCCTCGGCCACCGCAAGGATCCGCGCAGCGACCAGTTCGCCGCCGGCGTCCTGATGTATTTCTTCCTCACGGGCCGGCGCCCCTTCGGCGATCCCCAGCGGCTCCGCGGGCTCAAGCGCCGCCTGTGGCGGGATCCGGTCCCGCCCCGCCGCCTCCGGCCGGACTGCCCACCCTGGCTGCAGGAGGCGATCCTCCGCTGCCTGGAAGTCCATCCCGCCTGGCGCTATCCCACCGCCGCCCAGCTCGCCCTGGCATTGGCGGAACCCGGGCAGGTGACGCTCACCGCCCGGTCGGAGAAGCTCCGGCAGGATCCCTTCACCGCGGTCCTGCGCCGCCGGTTCGCGGATCCGCAGCACTTCGTGAGCGCAGCGAGCGCGCCGGCCCGCTCCGATGGCGACGCCCCGATCCTGGCGGTGGCCGTCGACCTGTCGGCGGAAGGAGCGCCCATCGCGGAGCAGCTCCGCGCCATGGTCGCCCGCATGCTCCCGGCCCTTCCGGGCGCGCGGGTGGCCTGCCTCAACGTCCTGAAGCAGGGGCGGATCAGCCTGGACCCGACCCTTGACGCCCAGGGACGGAACATCCACCTCCAGCGCCTGCTGGAGCTGAAGGCCTGGGGAGTGGGTCTGGGCCTGGAGGAGGGCCGCATCAGCTTCCATGTCCTGGAATCCCCCGATCCCGCCGCCGCCATCTTGCAGTACGCCAGCGCCAACCACGTGGACCACATCGTGATCGGGGCCCGGGCCAGCTCCCTCCGCCGGACGCTCCTGGGCAGCGTCTCCAGCCAGGTGGCCGCCCAGGCGAGCTGCACGGTGACGGTGGTGCGCTCCCGTCCCCAGGGCCGGACGCCACTCCCGGAAAAGGAAGCGGAGGAATCGGACGCGCCGTGGACCGTGGGCTGA
- a CDS encoding metallophosphoesterase: protein MDQVPFPGTPMRLALLADIHANRRALEACLAHARNAGAERLVFLGDYVGYGAEPAAVVDRLMEESARGAIAIAGNHDRAVADLRDVMTPDAETAMAWTRGQLGPAARDFLESLPLRFEDGDRLYVHASPQTYPPWIYIREGRDARRALEASRAQTIYCGHTHVPALHGITATGQLVSFDPVPGVPIPLPRHRRWLTVVGAVGQSRDGNPAAAYALLDTARAEITHMRVPYDVEAAAAAVLEAGLPPALAERLRKGG from the coding sequence ATGGACCAGGTCCCCTTCCCCGGAACGCCCATGCGCCTCGCCCTTCTGGCCGACATCCACGCCAACCGGCGCGCGCTGGAGGCGTGCCTGGCCCACGCGCGGAACGCCGGAGCGGAGCGGCTGGTGTTCCTCGGAGACTACGTGGGCTACGGGGCGGAACCCGCGGCGGTGGTGGACCGGCTGATGGAGGAGTCCGCCCGGGGAGCCATCGCCATCGCGGGAAACCACGATCGGGCCGTGGCCGACCTGCGCGACGTCATGACCCCCGATGCGGAGACCGCCATGGCCTGGACGCGAGGCCAGTTGGGGCCCGCCGCCCGGGATTTCCTGGAGAGCCTGCCCCTCCGCTTCGAGGACGGCGATCGGCTGTACGTCCACGCCAGCCCCCAGACCTACCCTCCCTGGATCTACATCCGCGAGGGGCGGGATGCGCGGAGGGCGCTGGAGGCCAGCCGGGCCCAGACCATCTACTGTGGCCACACTCACGTGCCCGCGCTCCACGGGATCACCGCCACGGGGCAGCTGGTCTCCTTCGATCCCGTGCCCGGCGTTCCCATCCCCCTCCCTCGCCATCGGCGCTGGCTGACGGTGGTGGGCGCCGTCGGCCAATCCCGGGACGGCAATCCCGCCGCCGCCTACGCGCTGCTGGACACGGCCCGCGCCGAGATCACCCACATGCGCGTCCCCTACGATGTCGAAGCCGCCGCCGCCGCCGTGCTGGAAGCCGGTCTGCCCCCCGCCCTGGCGGAGCGGCTACGGAAGGGGGGCTGA
- a CDS encoding MFS transporter produces the protein MAIATEQVAIKAPISKEERLVIVASSVGTVFEWYDFYLYATLAPFFAALFFPKGNETAALLSAFAAYAAGFLVRPFGALVFGRIGDLIGRKYTFLVTILVMGLSTFGVGLLPTFESIGWVAPIIMVTLRLLQGLALGGEYGGAATYVAEHSAHDRRGYNTSWIQTTATVGFFLALAIIGACRVGMDTKAFSTWGWRIPFWVSIALLGVSIWIRLKLHESPVFQKMKAEGKTSKAPLSDSFLKYPNNKYALLALLGATAGQGVVWYTGQFYALFFLQITLKLDFLTTYMLVGSALLLGTPFFIFFGWLSDKIGRLKIILAGCLIAALTYFPLFKALTHYVNPALETFQNSTIIQVAADPKEENFVLFVMPTTKFSQVDRVNDFFAKQGLNVRKIAPEPGKPVVATLIGRNAATGEMTTTRVEGWSPASEAALKKALTDLGYPKEADKARINYGMTLLILFAFLIYVTMVYGPIAAFLVELFPTNIRYTSMSLPYHIGNGWFGGMLPLFATAIVALKGNIYYGLWYPVIVALVTFVIGGLFLKETKDRDISTYEH, from the coding sequence ATGGCAATCGCAACCGAACAAGTGGCAATCAAGGCCCCGATCAGCAAGGAAGAGCGGCTGGTGATCGTCGCGTCCTCCGTGGGGACGGTCTTCGAGTGGTACGACTTCTACCTCTACGCCACGCTGGCGCCGTTTTTCGCGGCCCTGTTCTTCCCCAAGGGCAACGAGACGGCGGCCCTGCTGTCGGCCTTCGCGGCCTATGCGGCAGGCTTCCTCGTCCGCCCCTTCGGCGCCCTCGTGTTCGGGCGCATCGGCGACCTGATCGGCCGCAAGTACACGTTCCTCGTCACCATCCTGGTCATGGGCCTGTCGACGTTCGGCGTGGGCCTTCTGCCGACCTTCGAGTCCATCGGCTGGGTGGCGCCCATCATCATGGTGACCCTGCGCCTCCTCCAGGGCCTGGCGCTGGGCGGCGAGTACGGCGGAGCGGCCACCTACGTGGCGGAGCACTCCGCCCACGACCGCCGCGGCTACAACACCAGTTGGATCCAGACCACCGCCACGGTGGGCTTCTTCCTCGCCCTCGCCATCATCGGCGCCTGCCGGGTGGGCATGGACACCAAGGCCTTCAGCACCTGGGGCTGGCGCATCCCGTTCTGGGTCTCCATCGCGCTGCTCGGCGTGTCCATCTGGATCCGCCTGAAGCTGCACGAGTCGCCGGTCTTCCAGAAGATGAAGGCCGAAGGGAAGACCTCCAAGGCCCCTCTGTCGGACAGCTTCCTGAAGTACCCGAACAACAAGTACGCGCTGCTGGCCCTTCTGGGCGCCACCGCGGGGCAGGGCGTGGTGTGGTACACCGGCCAGTTCTACGCCCTCTTCTTCCTCCAGATCACGCTGAAGCTGGACTTCCTGACCACCTACATGCTGGTGGGATCGGCGCTCCTGCTGGGCACCCCTTTCTTCATCTTCTTCGGGTGGCTGTCCGACAAGATCGGCCGCCTGAAGATCATTCTGGCGGGCTGCCTGATCGCCGCGCTGACCTACTTCCCGCTGTTCAAGGCCCTCACCCACTACGTGAATCCCGCGCTGGAGACCTTCCAGAACAGCACCATCATCCAGGTGGCCGCGGATCCCAAGGAAGAGAATTTCGTCCTGTTCGTGATGCCCACCACCAAGTTCAGCCAGGTGGATCGGGTGAACGACTTCTTCGCGAAGCAGGGCCTCAACGTCCGGAAGATCGCGCCGGAGCCCGGAAAGCCGGTGGTGGCGACGCTCATCGGCCGCAACGCCGCCACGGGCGAGATGACCACGACCCGCGTCGAGGGTTGGAGTCCGGCTTCCGAAGCGGCCCTGAAGAAGGCCCTGACGGATCTGGGTTATCCCAAGGAGGCCGACAAGGCCCGCATCAACTACGGCATGACTCTCCTGATCCTGTTCGCGTTCCTCATCTACGTGACGATGGTCTACGGGCCCATCGCGGCGTTCCTGGTGGAGCTGTTCCCCACGAACATCCGCTACACCTCCATGTCGCTGCCCTACCACATCGGCAACGGCTGGTTCGGCGGGATGCTGCCGCTCTTCGCCACGGCCATCGTGGCCCTGAAGGGGAACATCTACTACGGCCTCTGGTATCCCGTGATCGTGGCCCTCGTGACGTTCGTGATCGGAGGCCTCTTCCTCAAGGAAACCAAGGACCGGGACATCTCCACCTACGAGCACTGA
- the acs gene encoding acetate--CoA ligase — protein sequence MSEDLFPVKPAIRDRAHIKTMEEYQRLYRLSLDNPEWFWGEQAKTLTWFHPWQSVFDADYKEVDFSWFSGGRLNASFNCVDRHLPHLGDKTAIIWAQDEPGVYTHITYRELKHNVARVANVLLHNGVKKGDRVCLYLTMMPELIYTMLACARIGAVHSVVFGGFSAEALRDRIVDARCKVVVTANEGLRGGKKVPLKRTVDRAVEGMSLVECVLVARRTDAEVPMQPGRDLWLDEETARQRSTCTNEWMGAEDPLFILYTSGSTGKPKGLLHTTGGYLTYAAFTHEMVFDYHADDIYFCAADIGWVTGHSYIVYGPLANGATTVIFESTPLHPDPGRYWRIIDDLGVTIFYTAPTALRALAQAGDEWIKKYSRKSLRILGTVGEPINPEVWRWYHDVVGEGRCAVVDTWWQTETGGILITPLPGATPTKPGSATLPFFGVKPVIVDPATGSVLEGNGVSGALCLAAPWPGQARTVHGDHKRFRETYFTQYPGYYFTGDGARRDEDGYYWITGRIDDVINVSGHRLGTAEVESALVAHEAVAEAAVVGYPHPIKGQGIYCYVLLNSGYAEGNRDQLVGALKEQVRQAIGAFAAPDVIHIAPGLPKTRSGKIMRRILRKIASAEYDGMGDISTLAEPEVVNKLIEEHQAEHR from the coding sequence ATGTCCGAAGACCTCTTTCCCGTGAAACCCGCCATCCGGGACCGGGCCCACATCAAGACCATGGAGGAGTACCAGCGGCTGTACCGCCTGTCCCTGGACAACCCCGAGTGGTTCTGGGGGGAGCAGGCCAAGACGCTCACCTGGTTCCATCCCTGGCAATCGGTCTTCGACGCGGACTACAAGGAAGTGGACTTCTCCTGGTTTTCGGGCGGGCGCCTCAACGCCTCGTTCAACTGCGTGGACCGGCACCTGCCGCACCTCGGGGACAAGACGGCCATCATCTGGGCCCAGGACGAGCCGGGCGTCTACACCCACATCACCTACCGCGAGCTCAAGCACAATGTCGCGCGGGTGGCCAACGTCCTGCTGCACAACGGCGTGAAGAAGGGCGATCGTGTCTGCCTCTACCTCACGATGATGCCGGAGCTGATCTACACCATGCTCGCCTGCGCCCGGATCGGGGCGGTGCATTCCGTGGTCTTCGGGGGCTTCTCCGCGGAGGCGCTCCGCGACCGCATCGTGGACGCCCGCTGCAAAGTGGTGGTCACGGCCAACGAGGGCCTCCGCGGCGGAAAGAAGGTTCCTCTCAAGCGGACCGTGGACCGGGCCGTGGAGGGCATGTCGCTGGTGGAATGCGTCCTCGTGGCCCGGCGGACGGATGCGGAAGTCCCCATGCAGCCCGGCCGCGACCTGTGGCTGGACGAGGAGACCGCCCGCCAGCGCTCCACCTGCACCAACGAATGGATGGGCGCGGAGGATCCGCTGTTCATCCTCTACACCTCCGGCAGCACCGGCAAACCCAAGGGGCTCCTCCACACCACCGGCGGGTACCTCACCTACGCGGCGTTCACCCACGAGATGGTCTTCGACTACCACGCGGACGACATCTACTTCTGCGCCGCCGACATCGGCTGGGTGACGGGGCACAGCTACATCGTGTACGGCCCGCTGGCGAACGGCGCCACCACGGTGATCTTCGAATCCACCCCGCTCCATCCGGATCCGGGCCGCTACTGGCGGATCATCGACGATCTGGGCGTGACCATCTTCTACACCGCCCCCACGGCGCTCCGGGCCCTGGCCCAGGCCGGCGACGAGTGGATCAAGAAGTACAGCCGGAAGTCCCTGCGGATCCTCGGCACGGTGGGCGAGCCGATCAACCCGGAAGTCTGGCGCTGGTACCACGACGTGGTGGGCGAAGGCCGCTGCGCGGTGGTGGACACCTGGTGGCAGACGGAGACCGGCGGAATCCTGATCACGCCCCTGCCGGGAGCCACGCCCACCAAGCCGGGTTCGGCGACCCTCCCATTCTTCGGGGTGAAGCCGGTGATCGTGGATCCCGCCACGGGCTCGGTCCTGGAAGGAAACGGCGTCTCGGGCGCCCTCTGCCTCGCCGCCCCCTGGCCCGGCCAAGCGCGGACGGTTCATGGGGACCACAAGCGCTTCCGCGAGACCTACTTCACCCAGTACCCCGGCTACTACTTCACCGGCGACGGGGCGCGGCGCGACGAGGACGGCTACTACTGGATCACCGGCCGCATCGACGACGTCATCAACGTCTCCGGCCACCGGCTGGGCACGGCGGAGGTGGAGAGCGCCCTGGTGGCGCACGAGGCCGTGGCCGAGGCGGCGGTGGTGGGTTACCCCCATCCCATCAAGGGCCAGGGGATCTACTGCTACGTGCTGCTCAACTCGGGCTACGCGGAGGGAAACCGCGACCAGCTCGTCGGGGCCCTCAAGGAGCAGGTGCGCCAGGCCATCGGCGCCTTCGCCGCGCCGGACGTCATCCACATCGCCCCGGGCCTGCCGAAGACCCGCAGCGGCAAGATCATGCGCCGCATCCTGCGGAAGATCGCCTCCGCCGAATACGACGGCATGGGAGACATCTCCACCCTCGCCGAGCCGGAAGTGGTCAACAAGCTCATCGAGGAACACCAGGCCGAGCACCGCTGA
- a CDS encoding purine-nucleoside phosphorylase: MTAFPALEALRARAPFVPDLAIVLGSGLGALADSPEARAGVTIPFTDLPGFPAPTVAGHGGKLVFCEFEGRKVALQAGRFHFYEGHPMPLVVTPMRLYGRLGTKAVLLTNAAGALNPAFAVGDLMALTDHINFFGTNPLIGANVEPGPRFPDMTAVYDPAFRERLATCASALGQPLRQGVYLGLTGPSYETPAEIRAFRVMGADAVGMSTVPEAIVARHEGMRVAGISCLCNMAAGILPQALTHQEVLEAGAAAAGRFEALVRTFVRDLSL; encoded by the coding sequence ATGACCGCGTTCCCTGCCCTTGAGGCCCTCCGGGCCCGCGCGCCCTTCGTTCCCGACCTGGCGATCGTCCTGGGCTCCGGCCTGGGAGCCCTGGCCGACAGCCCCGAAGCCCGGGCCGGGGTGACCATCCCCTTCACGGATCTTCCGGGATTTCCCGCGCCCACCGTGGCGGGACACGGCGGAAAGCTGGTCTTCTGTGAGTTCGAAGGCCGGAAGGTGGCGCTTCAGGCGGGCCGCTTCCACTTCTACGAGGGACACCCCATGCCCCTCGTGGTCACGCCCATGCGCCTCTACGGCCGCCTGGGAACGAAGGCCGTCCTGCTCACCAACGCCGCCGGCGCTCTGAACCCGGCTTTCGCCGTGGGCGACCTCATGGCCCTCACGGACCACATCAACTTCTTCGGGACCAACCCGCTCATCGGCGCCAACGTCGAGCCGGGCCCCCGCTTTCCCGACATGACGGCGGTCTACGATCCGGCCTTCCGCGAGCGGCTGGCGACCTGCGCGAGCGCCCTGGGACAGCCCCTCCGTCAGGGCGTCTACCTGGGCCTGACGGGGCCCAGCTATGAGACCCCCGCCGAAATCCGGGCCTTCCGCGTCATGGGCGCCGACGCGGTGGGGATGAGCACCGTTCCCGAAGCCATCGTGGCCCGTCACGAGGGGATGCGCGTGGCGGGGATCTCCTGCCTGTGCAACATGGCCGCGGGGATCCTGCCCCAGGCGCTCACCCACCAGGAAGTCCTGGAAGCGGGCGCCGCCGCTGCGGGCCGCTTCGAGGCCCTCGTCCGGACCTTCGTCCGCGACCTCTCCCTCTAG
- a CDS encoding M23 family metallopeptidase: MRLAALTLVLASFSLGLQAAPKRPSKKTPHRTTIPAGAEVHIMRKGETAAAVARAQGMTLAELGALNPGRNLARLSPGTRLKVRTGSQQAVAALSPASDTSDRPALTALPTPAAIPATPMPHLERLLPYQVRSAAPGSGPASSASLDPHQIPGTPGELLARMQPVLPPVSEAELKALLPTYVPADPDHLDLLWPVETRTISSAWGPRMRTKTVRVKNQRKKKVRYRGRHKGVDLTAPIGTSVFAALDGQVLVVGKHKQYGNYVLVDHGNGVATLYAHHKLNLVQEGDIVRRGQKIAEVGRTGNATGPHLHFELRVDGQQKNPLPALNDEEEIPAELAAQNALLGNGARR; encoded by the coding sequence ATGCGTCTTGCCGCCCTGACCCTTGTCCTCGCGTCCTTCAGCCTCGGCCTCCAGGCCGCCCCGAAGCGACCCTCCAAGAAGACCCCTCACCGGACGACCATCCCGGCTGGCGCAGAGGTCCACATCATGCGGAAGGGAGAAACCGCGGCGGCGGTGGCCCGCGCTCAGGGGATGACCCTGGCCGAGCTCGGCGCCCTGAATCCCGGCCGGAACCTGGCCCGCCTCTCCCCCGGAACCCGCCTCAAGGTGCGCACGGGGTCGCAGCAGGCGGTCGCCGCCCTTTCGCCGGCTTCCGACACTTCCGATCGGCCCGCTCTGACGGCCCTGCCGACTCCTGCGGCCATCCCCGCAACGCCCATGCCCCACCTGGAACGGCTGCTTCCCTATCAAGTGCGCAGCGCCGCTCCCGGTTCCGGTCCGGCCTCCTCCGCCTCCCTGGATCCCCACCAGATCCCCGGGACCCCCGGCGAACTCCTGGCGCGGATGCAGCCGGTCCTGCCTCCCGTGAGCGAGGCCGAGCTGAAGGCCCTGCTCCCCACCTACGTTCCCGCCGACCCGGACCACCTGGACCTCCTGTGGCCCGTGGAGACCCGGACCATCAGTTCCGCCTGGGGTCCCCGGATGCGCACCAAGACGGTGCGCGTGAAGAACCAGCGCAAGAAGAAGGTCCGCTATCGCGGCCGGCACAAGGGCGTGGACCTGACCGCTCCCATCGGCACGTCGGTGTTCGCCGCCCTGGACGGGCAGGTGCTGGTGGTCGGAAAGCACAAGCAGTACGGCAACTACGTGCTGGTCGACCACGGCAACGGCGTGGCCACGCTCTATGCCCACCACAAGCTGAACCTGGTCCAGGAGGGCGACATCGTCCGCCGCGGACAGAAGATCGCCGAAGTGGGCCGCACGGGCAACGCCACGGGTCCCCACCTTCATTTCGAATTGAGGGTCGACGGCCAGCAGAAGAATCCCCTGCCCGCCCTCAACGACGAGGAAGAGATCCCGGCCGAACTGGCCGCCCAGAATGCTCTGCTGGGGAACGGCGCCCGCCGCTGA
- the moaC gene encoding cyclic pyranopterin monophosphate synthase MoaC, protein MAELTHLDPEGRPRMVDISAKPVTRRVAVAAGYLDLDAASVEALSRGGGPKGDPWTVARLGAVGGVKRTADLIPLAHPLPVDAIDVDHHWDPAARRAWLRVRVGCEGRTGIEMEALAGVTVGLLVLYDMLKAASPGMAIGPVRLLRKEGGRRGTITLPWPECPWTP, encoded by the coding sequence GTGGCCGAGCTCACCCACCTGGATCCGGAGGGACGGCCGCGGATGGTGGACATTTCGGCCAAGCCCGTCACCCGCCGGGTGGCCGTGGCCGCGGGTTACCTGGACCTGGACGCTGCCTCCGTCGAGGCCCTTTCCCGGGGCGGCGGCCCCAAGGGGGATCCCTGGACTGTCGCCAGGCTCGGGGCGGTGGGCGGGGTCAAGCGGACGGCGGACCTGATTCCTCTCGCCCATCCCCTCCCCGTCGACGCCATCGACGTGGACCACCACTGGGATCCCGCCGCCCGCCGGGCCTGGCTCCGGGTGCGGGTGGGATGCGAGGGGCGGACCGGAATCGAAATGGAGGCGCTGGCGGGCGTGACCGTGGGGCTGCTCGTCCTCTACGACATGCTGAAGGCGGCGAGCCCGGGAATGGCCATCGGTCCCGTCCGCCTGCTGCGGAAAGAGGGCGGGCGCCGGGGGACGATCACGCTGCCCTGGCCGGAATGCCCCTGGACGCCCTGA
- a CDS encoding HAD family hydrolase — translation MKLIAWDFDGTLVDSRPLIEAGMAHALDALGQPRSVMEEWLKYVGLPVEAGITNTFSPLGLEGDTVLKAYRSFGHLEHEHLLRPFEGIHDLLVDLRARGQRMGVATSKRRVPLLRQMARFGWDGWFDPIVTPDEVTHGKPHPESLELMQAQTGLAAGEILMVGDTPFDLDMARAAGVPSLAVGHGFYPEAALAACGPRAYAPDTAALRDILLAWSA, via the coding sequence TTGAAACTCATCGCCTGGGACTTCGACGGCACGCTGGTGGACAGCCGCCCCCTCATCGAGGCGGGGATGGCCCACGCCCTGGACGCCCTGGGCCAGCCCCGGTCCGTGATGGAGGAATGGCTGAAGTACGTGGGCCTGCCGGTCGAGGCGGGAATCACGAATACCTTCTCGCCGCTGGGCCTCGAAGGCGACACCGTGCTGAAGGCCTACCGCAGCTTCGGGCACCTGGAGCACGAGCATCTCCTCCGTCCCTTTGAAGGAATCCACGACCTCCTGGTCGACCTGCGCGCCCGCGGGCAGCGGATGGGGGTGGCCACCTCCAAGCGGCGGGTTCCCCTCCTCCGCCAGATGGCCCGCTTCGGGTGGGACGGCTGGTTCGACCCCATCGTCACCCCCGACGAGGTCACCCACGGCAAGCCCCACCCTGAATCCCTGGAACTGATGCAGGCCCAGACCGGTCTCGCCGCGGGGGAGATCCTGATGGTGGGCGACACCCCTTTCGACCTGGACATGGCCCGGGCCGCGGGGGTGCCCAGCCTGGCCGTGGGCCACGGCTTCTATCCCGAGGCCGCCCTGGCCGCCTGCGGCCCCCGCGCCTACGCCCCGGACACGGCGGCTCTCCGGGACATCCTGCTCGCCTGGTCGGCCTGA
- the serA gene encoding phosphoglycerate dehydrogenase, with the protein MKIIVTDEVTGEGLALLRQDSRITLDERLGLSKEALLACIGGYDAIITRSGTTVDKALLDAAAHLKIVARAGVGIDNVDVDYASARGVVVVNAPFGNTNSAAEHTLALLLSACRHVPAANASLKAGEWKRAKFIGVELKGKTVGVIGLGKVGGRVAARLKAFECEVLGCDPYIGAKRGQDLGVRLASLDELCRTCDILTVHTPLNDETRGLIGPAQFALMKPGVILLNVARGGILDEAGLLAALQSGKVGLAAVDVFSEEPPVSETLKALLAQERLVVTPHLGANTQEAQVNVAVDVSREILNYLDRIPLENAVNLPRFDPAVMDQMRPYFKLMAVLAEFGHQLVEGSVDRVVFGFDGGLAQHDCSPLAVSGLAALLDRAVDQPVNMVNAGLVAERMGLVVEERKSSAAGPFSNLVTLSLEGGGQSRTLAGTLFEGTPRIVRLRDYAMDFMPEPHMLLLSYADRPGMIGRIGTVLGQHEINIACMNLGRRERKGEAMVILSVDSPVPPPVVEELRRATEATFIRALHLPSA; encoded by the coding sequence ATGAAGATCATCGTGACCGACGAGGTGACCGGCGAAGGTCTAGCCCTCCTCCGGCAGGACTCCCGCATCACCCTCGACGAGCGGCTGGGATTGTCCAAGGAGGCGCTGCTCGCCTGCATCGGCGGGTACGACGCCATCATCACCCGCAGCGGGACGACGGTGGACAAGGCCCTGCTGGACGCCGCGGCCCACCTCAAGATCGTCGCGCGGGCCGGCGTGGGCATCGACAACGTGGACGTGGACTACGCCAGCGCCCGGGGCGTGGTGGTGGTGAACGCCCCCTTCGGCAACACCAACAGCGCCGCCGAGCACACCCTGGCCCTGCTGCTGTCCGCCTGCCGCCACGTCCCCGCCGCGAACGCCAGCCTCAAGGCCGGGGAATGGAAGCGGGCGAAGTTCATCGGCGTCGAGCTGAAGGGCAAGACCGTGGGCGTCATCGGGCTCGGCAAGGTGGGCGGCCGGGTGGCGGCCCGCCTCAAAGCCTTCGAGTGCGAGGTCCTGGGCTGCGATCCCTACATCGGCGCCAAGCGGGGCCAGGACCTCGGCGTGCGCCTGGCTTCCCTGGACGAATTGTGCCGCACCTGCGACATCCTCACGGTCCACACGCCCCTCAATGACGAGACCCGAGGCCTGATCGGCCCGGCCCAGTTCGCCCTCATGAAGCCCGGCGTCATCCTCCTGAACGTGGCCCGGGGCGGCATCCTGGACGAGGCGGGCCTTCTGGCCGCCCTGCAGTCCGGAAAGGTGGGGCTGGCCGCCGTGGACGTGTTTTCCGAGGAGCCCCCGGTCTCCGAGACGCTGAAGGCCCTGCTCGCCCAGGAGCGGCTGGTGGTGACGCCCCATCTGGGGGCCAACACCCAGGAGGCCCAGGTCAACGTGGCCGTGGACGTCTCCCGGGAGATCCTCAACTACCTGGACCGGATCCCCCTGGAGAACGCGGTGAACCTGCCCCGGTTCGACCCGGCGGTGATGGACCAGATGCGCCCCTACTTCAAGCTGATGGCCGTCCTCGCGGAATTCGGCCACCAGCTGGTGGAAGGTAGCGTGGACCGGGTGGTGTTCGGGTTCGACGGCGGCCTCGCCCAGCACGACTGCTCGCCCTTGGCCGTGAGCGGCCTGGCGGCTCTGCTGGATCGGGCGGTGGACCAGCCCGTGAACATGGTCAACGCCGGGCTGGTGGCGGAGCGGATGGGACTGGTGGTGGAGGAGCGGAAGTCCAGCGCCGCCGGGCCCTTCTCCAACCTGGTGACCCTCTCCCTGGAAGGCGGGGGCCAATCCCGGACCCTGGCGGGCACCCTGTTCGAGGGCACGCCCCGGATCGTCCGCCTGCGGGACTACGCCATGGACTTCATGCCCGAGCCCCACATGCTGCTCCTCAGCTACGCCGACCGCCCCGGGATGATCGGCCGGATCGGAACGGTGCTCGGGCAGCACGAGATCAACATCGCCTGCATGAACCTGGGCCGGCGGGAGCGGAAGGGCGAGGCCATGGTGATCCTGTCCGTGGATTCCCCCGTCCCTCCGCCGGTGGTGGAAGAACTCCGCCGCGCCACCGAGGCCACCTTCATCCGGGCCCTGCACCTGCCTTCGGCCTGA